The Microbacterium paraoxydans genome includes a window with the following:
- a CDS encoding FUSC family protein, translated as MAARGGLTWRWSRFGLGLLYAVPSMAVAPFDPAVALALSIGVLPAAAMGLPARRRARSAIPVLGTLVALGLLLGATLALAPVLAVPALAVLAVLASMLAARERAGPLALTLVLPMVGLGLSFPLSATTILLAGAIVAGSVYAWLIALLWPEHGAGARVPAAMPKGRALLVYGVLLGAAAGTAAAIGFATGVEHVGWATGAVLLVMRPVRGQLVLRSVGRAASVLIGALAAAGFALLSPSGVVVALAIGVVVGGLGAVQESRWYVAPAFTTFLVLSLLLSTSDESPTSRFLERTLETLLGVALALFFGALVPALLAMRRPSRADVSE; from the coding sequence ATGGCGGCGCGCGGGGGACTGACCTGGCGGTGGTCGCGGTTCGGTCTCGGCCTCCTGTACGCGGTGCCTTCGATGGCGGTCGCCCCGTTCGATCCTGCCGTCGCCCTGGCCCTCAGCATCGGCGTCCTTCCCGCGGCCGCCATGGGACTGCCGGCGCGGCGGCGGGCCCGGTCGGCGATCCCGGTGCTCGGGACGCTGGTCGCGCTGGGGCTCCTGCTCGGCGCGACCCTCGCGCTCGCACCGGTCCTCGCCGTGCCCGCCCTCGCGGTGCTGGCGGTGCTGGCCAGCATGCTCGCCGCCCGCGAGCGTGCCGGCCCGCTCGCGCTGACCCTGGTCCTGCCCATGGTCGGGCTCGGGTTGAGCTTCCCTCTCTCGGCGACGACCATCCTCCTGGCGGGCGCGATCGTCGCGGGTTCGGTGTACGCGTGGCTCATCGCCCTGCTGTGGCCGGAGCACGGGGCGGGCGCGCGGGTCCCGGCCGCCATGCCCAAGGGACGAGCTCTGCTGGTCTACGGCGTCCTGCTGGGTGCGGCCGCGGGGACGGCCGCCGCGATCGGCTTCGCGACCGGGGTCGAGCACGTGGGCTGGGCGACCGGCGCCGTGCTGCTCGTGATGCGTCCGGTGCGCGGGCAGCTCGTCCTGCGCAGCGTCGGTCGGGCGGCATCGGTGCTCATCGGGGCCCTGGCGGCCGCCGGTTTCGCCCTGCTCTCTCCGAGCGGCGTGGTGGTCGCACTCGCGATCGGTGTCGTGGTGGGCGGCCTCGGCGCGGTCCAGGAGAGTCGGTGGTACGTCGCGCCGGCCTTCACGACCTTCCTCGTGCTCTCCCTGCTGCTGTCGACGTCGGACGAATCGCCGACGTCGCGGTTCCTGGAGCGGACCCTCGAGACGCTGCTCGGTGTGGCTCTCGCCCTGTTCTTCGGCGCCCTCGTGCCGGCGCTTCTCGCGATGCGGCGGCCGTCGCGGGCGGACGTCTCCGAGTGA
- a CDS encoding AAA family ATPase, whose translation MKGEVRRERLLSRLTAAMDGPWTLTLVSAPAGSGKTRLLSQWAQGLRADPGIDLVWVSLERGEADLPLLRAALERIDDPGLQDALAAVPAVRSATTARAFARALREARNRIVLIVDDVHRVEDEHTAQLISTFVQSAPGTVHVVLSGRGTRAIPLARRRIAGVALELDARALAFTPAEIRAFFGARGLRLSQGEVSTVLARTEGWATGLQLMMLDAAGAQTVLGPTLRGDAPEVADYFVEEVLADLDGELRSFLEATAVVDRFTPELAAVLSGADSVTAMIDRLLRLNVLVGPDAEDPSRYHYPPLLREFLLGRLREGGAGREERLHRRAADWFAQQGQPLRALQHAVRGGETACTAGVLRRCGMQLVLDGRADTVRRMMAELPTALRAVPTVRMLVAAAELSCGDPSAAVIVPPVGAGESDADRRWRRGIEMHTALRRGGIAETLDGAGAELRDLSGEEQLDTYALLETATAELYVGRLDQAEATARRAGDLARAIGARAAELQAEAVLATSVLFRGRLRDAIEAGAALEPRWHEFGEPDSPFFEVTRVWRFWGPYEGMQILEEAETLESSAQVIAAGGETAIARGLEGMRALLGAEQGGDPHDAAVRLLDTLTPRDDLPLPPHWYAMMGPFAVHAFDRLGEPTLRDRFIADIEDALGTRETCSCSGPSPPCTTAVTASRVARWRRCWRAPSRVCSRRR comes from the coding sequence GTGAAGGGCGAGGTCCGTCGAGAGCGCCTGCTCTCGCGGTTGACGGCCGCGATGGACGGGCCGTGGACGCTCACGCTCGTGAGCGCGCCGGCGGGATCCGGCAAGACGAGGCTGCTGTCGCAGTGGGCGCAGGGTCTGCGTGCCGATCCCGGCATCGACCTCGTGTGGGTGTCCCTGGAACGCGGCGAAGCGGACCTGCCGCTCCTGCGTGCCGCCCTCGAGAGGATCGACGATCCCGGACTCCAGGACGCGCTCGCGGCCGTGCCCGCCGTGCGCTCCGCGACGACGGCGCGTGCGTTCGCCAGGGCCCTCCGAGAGGCGAGGAACCGGATCGTCCTCATCGTCGACGACGTGCACCGCGTCGAGGACGAGCACACCGCCCAACTGATCTCGACGTTCGTGCAGAGCGCTCCCGGCACGGTGCACGTGGTGCTCTCCGGACGCGGGACGCGCGCGATCCCGCTGGCACGACGCCGCATCGCCGGCGTGGCCCTCGAACTCGACGCCCGTGCGCTCGCCTTCACCCCGGCCGAGATCCGCGCCTTCTTCGGCGCGCGAGGTCTCCGGCTCTCTCAGGGCGAGGTCAGCACCGTGCTCGCCCGTACCGAGGGGTGGGCGACCGGGCTGCAGCTCATGATGCTCGACGCCGCCGGGGCGCAGACCGTCCTCGGGCCCACGCTGCGCGGGGACGCCCCCGAGGTCGCGGACTACTTCGTCGAGGAGGTGCTCGCCGACCTCGACGGCGAACTGCGCTCCTTCCTCGAGGCGACCGCGGTCGTGGACCGCTTCACTCCCGAGCTCGCCGCCGTGCTCTCCGGGGCCGATTCCGTGACCGCCATGATCGACCGGCTGCTCCGCCTCAACGTGCTCGTGGGCCCGGACGCCGAGGATCCGTCCCGCTACCACTATCCGCCGCTGCTGCGGGAGTTCCTCCTCGGCCGGCTGCGGGAAGGCGGTGCCGGCCGCGAGGAGCGGCTCCACCGGCGGGCCGCCGACTGGTTCGCGCAGCAGGGGCAGCCCCTCCGCGCGCTGCAGCACGCCGTCCGTGGCGGGGAGACGGCCTGCACGGCCGGCGTCCTGCGGCGCTGCGGGATGCAGCTCGTGCTGGACGGCCGGGCGGACACGGTGCGGCGGATGATGGCGGAGCTGCCGACCGCCCTGCGCGCCGTGCCCACCGTCCGGATGCTCGTCGCCGCGGCGGAGCTGTCCTGCGGAGATCCGTCGGCCGCCGTGATCGTGCCGCCCGTGGGCGCGGGGGAGTCCGACGCCGACCGGCGCTGGCGCCGCGGGATCGAGATGCACACCGCGCTGCGGCGGGGCGGGATCGCCGAGACCCTCGACGGCGCCGGAGCCGAACTCCGCGATCTCAGCGGAGAGGAGCAGCTCGACACCTATGCCCTCCTGGAGACCGCGACGGCGGAGCTCTATGTGGGACGACTCGATCAGGCGGAGGCGACAGCGCGCCGTGCCGGTGACCTCGCCCGAGCGATCGGTGCCCGCGCGGCGGAGCTGCAGGCGGAGGCGGTCCTCGCCACCAGCGTGCTGTTCCGCGGCCGGCTCCGTGACGCGATCGAGGCGGGAGCCGCCCTGGAGCCCCGCTGGCACGAGTTCGGCGAGCCGGACAGCCCGTTCTTCGAGGTGACCAGGGTGTGGCGTTTCTGGGGCCCCTACGAGGGCATGCAGATCCTGGAGGAGGCCGAGACCCTGGAGTCCTCGGCGCAGGTGATCGCCGCGGGCGGAGAGACCGCGATCGCGCGGGGCCTGGAGGGGATGCGCGCGCTGCTCGGCGCGGAGCAGGGCGGCGATCCCCACGACGCGGCCGTGCGGCTCCTCGACACCCTGACTCCCCGTGACGATCTGCCGCTTCCGCCGCACTGGTACGCCATGATGGGGCCCTTCGCGGTGCACGCCTTCGACCGGTTGGGGGAGCCGACGCTCCGCGACCGGTTCATCGCCGACATCGAGGATGCGCTGGGGACACGGGAGACGTGTTCCTGCTCCGGGCCATCGCCGCCGTGCACGACCGCCGTGACGGCATCGCGCGTGGCGCGCTGGCGCCGGTGCTGGAGGGCGCCATCCCGTGTCTGCTCCCGGCGTCGATGA
- a CDS encoding helix-turn-helix domain-containing protein — MFLLRAIAAVHDRRDGIARGALAPVLEGAIPCLLPASMIDAWLVEAELDVHDGEPDRAQLALATALALAEPEDHVRRVAESGPIVSRLLAARATAGARTHFADRVRERLSAAGVLVEEELTQRERIVLSALSRNATLRQIAQQEYISPNTVKTHVRNIYRKLGVSDRDGVTAAAQALGLL, encoded by the coding sequence GTGTTCCTGCTCCGGGCCATCGCCGCCGTGCACGACCGCCGTGACGGCATCGCGCGTGGCGCGCTGGCGCCGGTGCTGGAGGGCGCCATCCCGTGTCTGCTCCCGGCGTCGATGATCGACGCGTGGCTGGTCGAGGCCGAGCTCGACGTGCACGACGGGGAGCCGGACCGGGCGCAGCTCGCGCTCGCCACCGCGCTCGCCCTCGCGGAGCCGGAGGACCACGTGCGCCGCGTCGCCGAGTCCGGCCCGATCGTGTCGCGGCTGCTCGCCGCGCGGGCGACGGCGGGCGCGCGCACGCACTTCGCCGATCGGGTGCGCGAGCGGCTGTCCGCCGCCGGAGTCCTCGTCGAGGAGGAGCTGACGCAGCGGGAGCGCATCGTGCTGAGCGCGCTGAGCCGGAATGCGACGCTGCGGCAGATCGCACAGCAGGAGTACATCTCGCCGAACACGGTGAAGACGCACGTGCGGAACATCTACCGCAAGCTCGGCGTCTCGGATCGGGACGGCGTGACGGCGGCCGCCCAGGCCCTCGGACTGCTCTGA
- a CDS encoding arylsulfatase, with the protein MARDFQGRIELDVRDSEADWEAFLPAKPREGAPNVLVVLYDDTGMAAWSPYGGRINMPTMDRLAQNGLTYSQWHTTALCSPTRSTFLTGRNHHLNGFATISESSTGFPGYNSHIPDSNTTMAHVLRDAGWSTFWVGKNHNVPIDEWTAGASKKHWPLAQGYDRFYGFIGGETNNWYPSLAEDNHYIDQPYLPKDGYHLSKDLADRALSMIRDVKQTEPDKPWYMWFCPGANHAPHHAPQEYIDKYKGVFDDGYEAYREWVLARMIEKGIVPEGTELTALNPMPEGTFTPVDEVRPWDTLNDEEKALFSRMAEVYAGFSEYTDAQVGRIVDYLEESGQLDNTLIIYCADNGASGEGSPNGSVNEGKFFNGVPDDITQNITMRDALGSPDTYNHYPTGWAAAFSTPYKMFKRYTYQGGVCDPLVIHWPAGIKARGEVRHQYHHSTDIVPTILEACGVEFPEVYNGIEQTPLSGVSMAYSFDAAPDAPTAKETQYYEMLGQRGIWHNGWKAVAVHGPMSGGGHFLDDEWELYHTDVDRAEAVNLAAEHPDKLEELKALWMEEAKANAVLPLNDLQIIGNPEDLQTFLNMEFHQPVPPSGRFVYYPGTSEVPERSAANTHGVSFKIAAEVEFTPDTEGVIFAHGSRFGGHTLFVKDGEVHYVYNYLGIPPENHVSAPIPAPGSHIVGIEFTKTHTGDSLEAVGPLRLHINDAVVGEMELHTTLGHFSLCGEGLTIGRDSADPVSSLYGYGFDFRGGHITQVVFDVADDAYIDLEAHLAAAMARD; encoded by the coding sequence ATGGCCCGTGACTTCCAGGGCAGAATCGAACTCGACGTCCGCGATTCGGAGGCCGACTGGGAGGCGTTCCTCCCGGCGAAGCCCCGCGAGGGAGCACCCAACGTGCTGGTCGTCCTCTATGACGACACCGGCATGGCGGCCTGGTCCCCGTACGGCGGACGCATCAACATGCCGACCATGGATCGCCTGGCGCAGAACGGTCTGACGTACTCCCAGTGGCACACGACGGCGCTGTGCTCCCCCACCCGCTCGACGTTCCTCACCGGACGCAACCACCACCTCAACGGCTTCGCGACGATCTCGGAGTCGTCGACCGGCTTCCCCGGCTACAACTCCCACATCCCCGACTCGAACACCACGATGGCCCACGTCCTCCGCGACGCCGGCTGGTCGACGTTCTGGGTGGGCAAGAACCACAACGTCCCGATCGATGAGTGGACGGCCGGCGCGTCCAAGAAGCACTGGCCGCTGGCGCAGGGGTACGACCGCTTCTACGGCTTCATCGGCGGCGAGACGAACAACTGGTATCCGTCCCTCGCCGAGGACAACCACTACATCGACCAGCCATACCTCCCCAAGGACGGCTACCACCTCTCGAAGGACCTCGCCGATCGCGCGCTGTCGATGATCCGCGACGTCAAGCAGACCGAGCCGGACAAGCCCTGGTACATGTGGTTCTGCCCCGGCGCGAACCATGCCCCGCACCACGCGCCGCAGGAGTACATCGACAAGTACAAGGGCGTGTTCGACGACGGCTACGAGGCCTACCGCGAGTGGGTCCTCGCCCGGATGATCGAGAAGGGCATCGTCCCGGAGGGCACCGAGCTCACCGCGCTCAACCCGATGCCGGAGGGCACCTTCACACCTGTCGACGAGGTGCGTCCCTGGGACACCCTGAACGACGAGGAGAAGGCACTTTTCTCGCGCATGGCGGAGGTCTACGCCGGCTTCAGCGAGTACACCGACGCCCAGGTCGGCCGCATCGTGGACTACCTGGAGGAGTCCGGGCAGCTCGACAACACCCTCATCATCTACTGCGCCGACAACGGCGCGTCCGGCGAGGGCAGCCCCAACGGCTCCGTCAACGAGGGCAAGTTCTTCAACGGGGTACCTGACGACATCACGCAGAACATCACGATGAGGGATGCGCTGGGGTCCCCTGACACCTACAACCACTACCCGACCGGATGGGCCGCGGCCTTCTCCACGCCCTACAAGATGTTCAAGCGCTACACCTACCAGGGCGGCGTGTGCGATCCGCTGGTGATCCACTGGCCCGCCGGCATCAAGGCCCGCGGCGAGGTGCGTCATCAGTACCACCACTCCACCGACATCGTGCCGACGATCCTCGAAGCCTGCGGCGTCGAGTTCCCGGAGGTCTACAACGGCATCGAGCAGACGCCGCTCTCCGGCGTCTCGATGGCCTACTCGTTCGACGCCGCCCCAGACGCGCCGACAGCGAAGGAGACGCAGTACTACGAGATGCTTGGACAGCGCGGCATCTGGCACAACGGGTGGAAGGCCGTGGCCGTGCATGGCCCGATGAGCGGGGGCGGTCACTTTCTCGACGACGAGTGGGAGCTCTATCACACGGACGTCGATCGCGCCGAGGCCGTCAACCTCGCCGCCGAGCATCCCGACAAGCTGGAGGAGCTCAAGGCCCTCTGGATGGAGGAGGCGAAGGCGAACGCGGTGCTCCCACTGAACGACCTCCAGATCATCGGCAACCCCGAAGACCTGCAGACCTTCCTCAACATGGAGTTCCACCAACCCGTACCGCCGTCCGGTCGATTCGTCTACTACCCGGGCACCAGTGAGGTGCCCGAGCGATCGGCGGCGAACACCCACGGCGTCTCCTTCAAGATCGCCGCGGAGGTCGAGTTCACGCCAGACACCGAGGGCGTCATCTTCGCGCACGGCTCCCGCTTCGGCGGACACACACTCTTTGTCAAGGACGGCGAAGTGCACTACGTCTACAACTACCTCGGCATCCCTCCTGAGAATCACGTATCTGCACCGATTCCGGCACCCGGTTCCCACATCGTCGGGATCGAGTTCACGAAAACGCACACTGGAGACTCGCTGGAGGCCGTGGGCCCCCTCCGACTTCACATCAATGACGCCGTCGTAGGCGAAATGGAGCTCCACACCACTCTCGGCCACTTCTCGCTCTGCGGCGAAGGCCTGACGATCGGGCGGGACAGCGCCGACCCCGTGTCGTCCCTGTACGGCTACGGGTTCGACTTCCGCGGCGGCCACATAACGCAGGTCGTTTTCGACGTCGCCGACGACGCCTACATCGACCTGGAGGCGCACCTGGCGGCCGCGATGGCCCGCGACTGA
- a CDS encoding GAP family protein, with product MGAVIGEILPLAVGVAISPVPIIAAILMLLSPKARVTSVGFLLGWIAGIVVAVGLFTLLSAVLPEEGPDASRPIRGVIQLVLGLLLLVLAVGQWRKRPQAGQPAALPSWMKAIDTMSFGTALGLGFLLSAVNPKNLLLAAGAGVDIGGAALDGGSTILVIAVFTLIGASTVLVPVVGYLVAAARLRAPLDALRGWLAAENAVIMAVLLLVIGMSLIGKGIGSF from the coding sequence ATGGGTGCCGTCATCGGGGAGATCCTCCCCCTCGCCGTGGGCGTCGCGATCAGCCCCGTGCCGATCATCGCCGCGATCCTCATGCTCCTGTCCCCGAAGGCACGGGTCACGAGCGTCGGATTCCTGCTCGGCTGGATCGCGGGCATCGTCGTGGCGGTCGGCCTCTTCACCCTGCTGTCTGCGGTGCTCCCCGAGGAGGGTCCGGATGCCTCCCGCCCGATCCGCGGCGTCATCCAGCTCGTCCTCGGACTCCTGCTGCTGGTGCTGGCGGTCGGTCAGTGGCGCAAGCGCCCGCAGGCGGGGCAACCGGCGGCCCTGCCGTCGTGGATGAAGGCGATCGACACGATGTCGTTCGGCACGGCGCTCGGACTGGGGTTCCTGCTGTCGGCGGTGAATCCGAAGAACCTGCTCCTGGCCGCCGGAGCCGGGGTCGACATCGGGGGCGCGGCGCTCGACGGGGGGTCCACGATCCTCGTGATCGCGGTCTTCACCCTGATCGGGGCGTCGACCGTGCTCGTGCCCGTCGTCGGCTACCTCGTCGCCGCTGCACGGCTGCGCGCCCCGCTCGACGCCCTGCGCGGATGGCTCGCCGCCGAGAACGCGGTCATCATGGCCGTGCTACTGCTCGTGATCGGCATGTCCCTGATCGGCAAGGGCATCGGCAGCTTCTGA
- a CDS encoding SulP family inorganic anion transporter codes for MPRPLAGLTRRTLVTELTAGVTLLAIAIPLNIGYAQIAGLPATAGLYALIVPTVVYALVVSSRQLVASPDAAAAALVASSIGGLAVAGSADYATLALAQAILCGGMFVLLAVFKLGFLANFLSKPILVGFVGGLALDIMISQIAKMLGVKIDSGAEFVDKVVALVTGLPSLNGWSVLLAAVSVAVLLLGQRYLRAVPWALIVLVATTITVVLTGLDGRGVDVLGEVPAGPPALTWPIIDWSLWLALVPSAIALTLVTTAEGLLVSRSYAEKHRYPFHANRDLLAFGVANVAAGAQGSFAVGSSTSRTAAMDQAGSRTQLPALVLAVGTLLLLLFGTALLADIPSPAIGAIVGVAIIPLLGIRDFIRLWRLDRFEFVIGAVCFLVTLFVGSIAGILVAFVLALVNLAQRASHPAIDVLETSGDPGESLLEDAPAGTTTAPGVIVVRLAAPLFFANGAVFSAAVKEAVRAAGPSAVQHVVVDMEAVTDVDVTGAEAFQALREWLDPQSISLAFSRVRPNTLRRLRSLGILDREPVYATNRAAITELAPTDAASPAPNRKGS; via the coding sequence ATGCCGCGTCCGCTCGCGGGCCTGACCCGACGCACCCTCGTGACCGAGCTCACCGCGGGGGTCACCCTCCTGGCGATCGCCATCCCGCTCAACATCGGCTACGCGCAGATCGCCGGGCTCCCCGCGACCGCCGGGCTGTACGCGCTGATCGTCCCGACCGTCGTCTACGCGCTCGTGGTGTCGTCGCGCCAGCTGGTCGCCTCCCCCGATGCCGCCGCCGCGGCCCTCGTGGCCTCCTCCATCGGCGGTCTGGCCGTCGCCGGCAGCGCCGACTACGCCACCCTGGCCCTCGCCCAGGCGATCCTCTGCGGCGGGATGTTCGTGCTGCTCGCCGTCTTCAAGCTCGGATTCCTGGCGAACTTCTTGTCGAAGCCGATCCTCGTCGGCTTCGTCGGCGGGCTGGCCCTGGACATCATGATCAGCCAGATCGCGAAGATGCTCGGGGTGAAGATCGACTCCGGAGCCGAGTTCGTGGACAAGGTCGTCGCGTTGGTGACCGGCCTCCCCTCGCTCAACGGCTGGTCCGTGCTCCTCGCCGCCGTCTCCGTCGCCGTGCTGCTCCTCGGACAGCGCTATCTCCGCGCCGTTCCCTGGGCGCTGATCGTGCTCGTCGCCACGACCATCACGGTCGTCCTCACCGGCCTCGACGGACGGGGTGTGGATGTGCTCGGCGAGGTCCCCGCCGGCCCTCCCGCGCTCACCTGGCCGATCATCGACTGGTCGCTGTGGCTCGCTCTCGTCCCGTCCGCGATCGCCCTGACCCTCGTCACCACCGCGGAGGGCCTGCTCGTGTCGCGCTCCTACGCCGAGAAGCATCGCTACCCGTTCCACGCCAACCGCGACCTGCTCGCCTTCGGCGTCGCGAACGTCGCCGCCGGCGCGCAGGGCAGCTTCGCCGTCGGATCCTCGACGTCGCGCACCGCGGCGATGGACCAGGCCGGCTCGCGCACCCAGCTCCCGGCGCTCGTGCTCGCCGTCGGGACGCTCCTGCTGCTGCTCTTCGGCACCGCGCTGCTCGCCGACATCCCCTCCCCGGCGATCGGCGCCATCGTCGGCGTCGCGATCATCCCGCTCCTCGGCATCCGCGACTTCATCCGCCTCTGGCGCCTCGACCGGTTCGAGTTCGTCATCGGTGCGGTCTGCTTCCTCGTGACCCTGTTCGTCGGCTCGATCGCGGGAATCCTCGTGGCGTTCGTGCTCGCCCTCGTCAACCTCGCGCAACGCGCCTCGCACCCGGCGATCGACGTGCTGGAGACCTCCGGCGACCCCGGCGAATCCCTCTTGGAGGACGCTCCCGCCGGCACGACGACCGCGCCGGGAGTCATCGTCGTCCGGCTCGCGGCACCCCTGTTCTTCGCCAACGGCGCCGTGTTCTCGGCCGCCGTGAAGGAGGCGGTCCGCGCCGCAGGCCCGTCCGCCGTCCAGCACGTCGTCGTCGACATGGAGGCGGTGACGGACGTCGACGTCACGGGCGCCGAGGCCTTCCAGGCGCTGCGGGAGTGGCTCGACCCGCAGTCGATCTCCCTCGCCTTCAGCCGCGTCCGGCCGAACACGCTCCGCCGCCTCCGCTCGCTGGGGATCCTCGACCGGGAACCGGTCTACGCGACCAACCGCGCCGCCATCACCGAGCTCGCGCCGACCGATGCCGCTTCGCCGGCTCCGAACAGGAAGGGCAGCTGA
- a CDS encoding AI-2E family transporter: MTSLPTPPRSAADHAPAPALRTLLILAASAIVLAGISLAREVFGPLALAIVIVVICEPVRRPFQRPGRPAWIGTTAVIVLAYVILLAMAALLWLAGTQFARLVGDLASQDGLVRAADQIVAWLQSLGLDQEAADAAASILDPETLLGLAGSLGGAVLGVATALFFVCAYIIFLAADAARYRTAPALFGATHGPALQRIARLQTGVRRYYVVNAAFGAVVAIVDGLALWWMGVPAPVVWAILAFVTNFIPNIGFALGLIPPAILAFVVGGWPLLLGVIAVYCVVNVVLQVLVQPKFVSDAVDLSLTLSFFSVIFWTFVIGPLGAILSIPLTLLVRAVVLEGDPGATWARWVTGDRTAVPEPTPEPSAAPTRRRFRRR, translated from the coding sequence GTGACCTCGCTCCCCACTCCTCCGCGCTCCGCAGCGGACCACGCGCCCGCCCCTGCTCTGCGCACCCTGCTGATCCTGGCGGCGAGCGCGATCGTCCTCGCCGGGATCTCGCTGGCGCGCGAGGTGTTCGGCCCGCTGGCCCTCGCGATCGTCATCGTGGTGATCTGCGAACCCGTCCGTCGTCCCTTCCAGCGCCCCGGCCGGCCCGCCTGGATCGGGACGACCGCCGTGATCGTGCTCGCCTACGTGATCCTGCTGGCGATGGCGGCGCTGCTGTGGCTCGCCGGCACCCAGTTCGCCCGGCTCGTCGGCGACCTCGCATCGCAGGACGGCCTGGTGCGCGCCGCCGATCAGATCGTCGCCTGGCTGCAGTCCCTCGGGCTGGACCAGGAGGCGGCGGACGCCGCGGCCTCGATCCTCGACCCCGAGACCCTCCTCGGCCTGGCCGGGAGCCTGGGCGGCGCGGTGCTCGGGGTGGCGACAGCGCTGTTCTTCGTCTGCGCCTACATCATCTTCCTCGCCGCGGACGCTGCCCGCTATCGCACGGCTCCGGCGCTCTTCGGCGCCACGCACGGCCCCGCCCTGCAGCGCATCGCTCGGCTGCAGACGGGGGTCCGTCGTTACTACGTCGTGAACGCCGCCTTCGGCGCCGTCGTGGCGATCGTCGACGGCCTCGCCCTGTGGTGGATGGGCGTCCCCGCCCCGGTGGTCTGGGCGATCCTCGCGTTCGTGACGAACTTCATCCCGAACATCGGGTTCGCGCTGGGGCTCATCCCGCCGGCGATCCTGGCCTTCGTCGTGGGCGGCTGGCCGCTGCTGCTCGGTGTCATCGCCGTGTACTGCGTGGTCAACGTCGTGCTCCAGGTCCTCGTCCAGCCCAAGTTCGTCAGCGACGCCGTCGACCTGAGCCTGACCCTGAGCTTCTTCTCCGTCATCTTCTGGACCTTCGTGATCGGTCCGCTCGGCGCCATCCTGTCGATCCCGCTGACCCTGCTCGTGCGCGCCGTCGTGCTGGAGGGCGACCCGGGGGCGACCTGGGCGCGCTGGGTCACCGGCGACCGCACGGCCGTCCCCGAGCCCACGCCGGAGCCGTCCGCGGCGCCGACCCGGCGCCGGTTCCGCCGACGCTGA